From Streptomyces sp. TLI_105, the proteins below share one genomic window:
- the murA gene encoding UDP-N-acetylglucosamine 1-carboxyvinyltransferase, whose protein sequence is MTGTDDVLLVHGGTPLEGEIRVRGAKNLVPKAMVAALLGSGPSRLRNVPDIRDVRVVRGLLQLHGVTVRPGEEPGELVLDPTHVESANVADIDAHAGSSRIPILFCGPLLHRLGHAFIPGLGGCDIGGRPIDFHFDVLRQFGATIEKRADGQYLEAPQRLRGCKIRLPYPSVGSTEQVLLTAVLAEGVTELSNAAVEPEIEDLICVLQKMGAIISMDTDRTIRITGVDRLDGYTHRALPDRLEAASWASAALATEGNIYVRGAQQRSMMTFLNTYRKVGGAFEIDDEGIRFWHPGGSLNAIHLETDVHPGFQTDWQQPLVVALTQASGLSIVHETVYESRLGFTSALNQMGAHIQLYRECLGGSDCRFGQRNFLHSAVVSGPTKLQGADLVIPDLRGGFSYLIAALAAQGTSRVHGIDLINRGYENFMEKLVELGAKVELPGSALV, encoded by the coding sequence ATGACCGGCACAGACGATGTCCTGCTTGTCCACGGCGGAACCCCGCTGGAGGGCGAGATCCGCGTCCGCGGCGCGAAGAACCTCGTGCCCAAGGCGATGGTCGCCGCCCTGCTCGGCAGCGGCCCCAGCCGCCTGCGCAACGTTCCCGACATCCGTGACGTCCGCGTGGTCCGCGGGCTGCTCCAGCTGCACGGAGTGACGGTCCGCCCGGGCGAGGAGCCCGGCGAGCTCGTCCTCGACCCGACGCACGTCGAGTCCGCGAACGTCGCTGACATCGATGCCCACGCCGGCTCGTCGCGCATCCCGATCCTCTTCTGCGGCCCGCTGCTGCACCGCCTCGGCCACGCCTTCATCCCGGGTCTGGGCGGCTGCGACATCGGCGGCCGGCCCATCGACTTCCACTTCGACGTGCTGCGCCAGTTCGGCGCCACCATCGAGAAGCGGGCGGACGGGCAGTACCTGGAGGCCCCGCAGCGCCTTCGCGGTTGCAAGATCCGCCTCCCGTACCCCTCGGTCGGCTCGACCGAGCAGGTGCTGCTCACGGCGGTCCTCGCGGAGGGCGTCACCGAGCTGTCGAACGCGGCCGTGGAGCCCGAGATCGAGGACCTGATCTGCGTCCTGCAGAAGATGGGCGCGATCATCTCCATGGACACCGACCGGACCATCCGGATCACCGGTGTCGACCGCCTCGACGGCTACACCCACCGGGCGCTCCCGGACCGCCTGGAGGCGGCCTCCTGGGCGTCGGCGGCCCTGGCCACCGAGGGCAACATCTACGTGCGCGGCGCCCAGCAGCGCTCGATGATGACCTTCCTCAACACGTACCGGAAGGTCGGCGGCGCCTTCGAGATCGACGACGAGGGCATCCGCTTCTGGCACCCGGGCGGCTCGCTCAACGCGATCCACCTGGAGACGGACGTGCACCCCGGCTTCCAGACGGACTGGCAGCAGCCGCTGGTCGTGGCCCTGACGCAGGCCTCCGGCCTCTCCATCGTCCACGAGACGGTGTACGAGTCCCGGCTCGGGTTCACCTCCGCGCTGAACCAGATGGGTGCGCACATCCAGCTGTACCGCGAGTGCCTGGGCGGCTCCGACTGCCGCTTCGGCCAGCGGAACTTCCTGCACTCCGCGGTCGTGTCCGGCCCGACGAAGCTCCAGGGCGCCGACCTGGTCATCCCCGACCTGCGCGGCGGCTTCTCGTACCTGATCGCGGCGCTGGCGGCCCAGGGCACCTCCCGGGTCCACGGCATCGACCTGATCAACCGCGGCTACGAGAACTTCATGGAGAAGCTCGTCGAGCTCGGCGCGAAGGTCGAGCTG
- a CDS encoding YqgE/AlgH family protein: protein MTEVSSLTGRLLVATPALADPNFDRAVVLLLDHDDEGSLGVVLNRPTPVTVGDILAPWAALAGEPGVVFQGGPVSLDAALGVAVIPGDEGPLGWRRVYGAIGLVDLEAPPELLGPALGSLRIFAGYAGWGPGQLETELGDGAWYVVESEPGDVSSPHPETLWRQVLRRQRGELAMIATYPDDPSLN from the coding sequence ATGACCGAGGTGTCCTCGCTCACAGGACGGCTGCTCGTGGCCACCCCCGCGCTGGCGGATCCGAATTTCGACCGCGCGGTGGTCCTGCTGCTCGACCACGACGACGAGGGCTCGCTCGGCGTCGTCCTCAACCGGCCCACACCGGTCACCGTCGGCGACATCCTCGCCCCCTGGGCCGCCCTCGCCGGCGAACCGGGCGTCGTCTTCCAGGGCGGCCCCGTCTCCCTCGACGCGGCCCTCGGCGTGGCGGTGATCCCCGGCGACGAGGGCCCGCTCGGCTGGCGGCGGGTGTACGGCGCGATCGGCCTGGTCGACCTGGAGGCCCCGCCCGAACTGCTCGGACCGGCCCTCGGCTCGCTGCGGATCTTCGCGGGGTACGCGGGCTGGGGCCCCGGCCAGCTGGAGACCGAGCTCGGCGACGGCGCCTGGTACGTGGTCGAGTCGGAGCCCGGCGACGTCTCCTCGCCGCACCCCGAGACGCTCTGGCGCCAGGTGCTGCGACGGCAGCGCGGCGAACTCGCGATGATCGCCACGTACCCCGACGACCCGTCCCTCAACTGA
- a CDS encoding DUF3039 domain-containing protein, whose translation MSTLEPERGAGTGTLVEPTPQVSHGDGDHERYAHYVQKDKIMASALDGTPVVALCGKVWVPGRDPKKYPVCPMCKEIYDSMGAGGGDKDKGGKDK comes from the coding sequence ATGAGCACTCTCGAGCCCGAGCGCGGGGCAGGTACGGGAACCCTCGTCGAGCCGACGCCGCAGGTGTCCCACGGTGACGGCGACCACGAGCGCTACGCCCACTACGTCCAGAAGGACAAGATCATGGCGAGCGCCCTGGACGGCACGCCCGTCGTGGCGCTGTGCGGAAAGGTCTGGGTGCCGGGGCGCGACCCCAAGAAGTACCCGGTCTGTCCGATGTGCAAGGAGATCTACGACTCCATGGGCGCCGGCGGTGGCGACAAGGACAAGGGCGGCAAGGACAAGTAG
- a CDS encoding beta-N-acetylhexosaminidase, which produces MTLPPDLIPAPLSAECRSGAPARRPLDGRTTLDAGPGTETAARWIRAALGAATGLPLADGAGPHAIRLRITEGTAGGRGPEAYRLTTEDPDAAVVIEGGGPAGVFWGAQTLRQLLGPDAYRKAPVRRDGTWELPCTTVEDAPRFGWRGLLLDVSRHFLPKDDVLRYLDLLAAHKLNVLHLHLTDDQGWRVEIERHPKLTEVGAWRARTKWGHRASPLWTETPHGGFYTRDDIREIVAYAAERHITVVPEIDLPGHAQAAIAAYPELGNTDVVDTAALTVWDTWGVSPHVLAPTEAVLRFYEGVFEEVLDLFPSTFVHVGGDECPKDQWKASPTAQARIEELGVGDEDGLQSWIIRHFDRWLAARGRRLIGWDEILEGGLAEGAAVSSWRGYAGGIAAAEAGHDVVMCPEQHVYLDHRQAPGEDEPMPIGYVRTLADVYRFEPVPPGLAPEAAAHIMGTQANVWTEVMENRSRVDYQVFPRLAAFAEVAWSALPAPEARDHAGFERRMRTHYRRLEALGVDHRPPAGPRPWQRRPGVLGRPLEGTPPNV; this is translated from the coding sequence ATGACCCTCCCCCCGGACCTGATCCCGGCCCCCCTGTCCGCCGAGTGCCGGAGCGGTGCCCCGGCCCGCCGCCCGCTCGACGGGCGGACCACGCTCGACGCGGGCCCCGGCACCGAGACCGCCGCCCGCTGGATCCGCGCCGCGCTCGGCGCCGCCACCGGGCTGCCGCTCGCCGACGGCGCCGGGCCGCACGCGATCCGGCTGCGGATCACCGAGGGGACGGCCGGGGGACGCGGCCCGGAGGCGTACCGCCTGACCACCGAGGACCCGGACGCCGCCGTCGTCATCGAGGGCGGCGGCCCCGCCGGGGTCTTCTGGGGCGCCCAGACCCTCCGTCAGCTCCTCGGCCCCGACGCGTACCGCAAGGCGCCCGTACGGCGGGACGGGACCTGGGAGCTGCCGTGCACCACGGTCGAGGACGCCCCCCGCTTCGGCTGGCGCGGGCTGCTGCTCGACGTCTCCCGGCACTTCCTGCCCAAGGACGACGTCCTGCGGTACCTCGACCTGCTCGCCGCCCACAAGCTGAACGTCCTCCACCTCCACCTCACCGACGACCAGGGCTGGCGCGTCGAGATCGAGCGCCACCCGAAGCTCACCGAGGTCGGCGCCTGGCGGGCCCGCACCAAGTGGGGACACCGGGCCTCACCGCTCTGGACGGAGACCCCGCACGGCGGCTTCTACACCCGGGACGACATCCGCGAGATCGTCGCGTACGCCGCCGAGCGGCACATCACCGTCGTCCCCGAGATCGACCTCCCCGGCCACGCGCAGGCCGCCATCGCCGCCTACCCCGAACTCGGCAACACCGACGTCGTCGACACCGCGGCCCTCACCGTCTGGGACACCTGGGGCGTCAGCCCCCACGTCCTCGCCCCGACCGAGGCCGTCCTGCGCTTCTACGAAGGCGTCTTCGAGGAGGTCCTCGACCTCTTCCCGTCCACCTTCGTCCACGTCGGCGGCGACGAGTGCCCCAAGGACCAGTGGAAGGCCTCCCCGACCGCCCAGGCCCGCATCGAGGAGCTGGGAGTGGGCGACGAGGACGGCCTCCAGTCCTGGATCATCCGCCACTTCGACCGCTGGCTCGCCGCCCGCGGCCGCCGCCTCATCGGCTGGGACGAGATCCTGGAGGGCGGCCTCGCCGAAGGGGCGGCCGTGTCGTCCTGGCGGGGGTACGCGGGCGGGATCGCCGCCGCCGAGGCCGGCCACGACGTCGTCATGTGCCCCGAACAGCACGTCTACCTCGACCACCGCCAGGCACCCGGCGAGGACGAGCCGATGCCCATCGGATACGTCCGCACCCTGGCGGACGTCTACCGCTTCGAGCCCGTCCCGCCCGGACTCGCCCCGGAGGCCGCCGCCCACATCATGGGAACCCAGGCCAACGTCTGGACGGAGGTCATGGAGAACCGCTCCCGCGTCGACTACCAGGTCTTCCCACGCCTCGCCGCCTTCGCCGAGGTCGCCTGGTCCGCGCTGCCCGCGCCGGAGGCGCGCGACCACGCCGGTTTCGAGCGCCGCATGCGCACCCACTACCGGCGCCTGGAAGCCCTCGGCGTCGACCACCGCCCGCCCGCCGGGCCCCGCCCCTGGCAGCGGCGCCCCGGGGTCCTCGGCCGCCCCTTGGAGGGCACACCCCCGAACGTGTGA
- a CDS encoding xanthine dehydrogenase family protein subunit M, producing MTTHAPQTTQSVTLPASLDEAVAALTAMPAAVPVAGGTDLMAAVNKGQLRPAGLVGLSRINEIRGWQYQDGHALLGAGLTHARMGRPDFAALIPALAAASRAAGPPQIRNAGTLGGNIVTAAPTGDSLPVLAALEADLVVLGPLGSREIPVSHLLAGRDLLAPGELVGFVRVPLLHAPQVFLKATGRTGPARATASVAVVLDPARRGVRCAVGAVAPMPLRPLEAERWIASLVDWDNDRGLAPEALAAFGEYVAAACIPDPPGDEQLPPAVLHLRRTVAALARRALGRALA from the coding sequence TTGACCACGCACGCACCACAAACAACGCAGTCCGTGACGCTGCCCGCCTCGCTCGACGAGGCCGTGGCAGCCCTCACGGCCATGCCGGCCGCCGTGCCCGTCGCCGGTGGCACCGACCTCATGGCGGCCGTCAACAAGGGCCAGCTCCGTCCCGCCGGACTCGTCGGCCTGAGCCGCATCAACGAGATCCGCGGCTGGCAGTACCAGGACGGGCACGCCCTCCTCGGCGCGGGCCTCACCCACGCGCGCATGGGCCGCCCCGACTTCGCCGCCCTCATCCCGGCCCTCGCCGCCGCCTCCCGCGCGGCCGGACCGCCCCAGATCCGCAACGCGGGCACCCTCGGCGGCAACATCGTCACCGCCGCGCCCACCGGCGACTCGCTGCCCGTCCTCGCCGCCCTGGAGGCCGACCTCGTCGTCCTCGGCCCGCTCGGCAGCCGCGAGATCCCCGTCTCCCACCTCCTCGCGGGCCGCGACCTGCTCGCCCCCGGCGAACTCGTCGGCTTCGTCCGCGTCCCGCTGCTCCACGCCCCCCAGGTCTTCCTCAAGGCCACCGGCCGCACCGGCCCGGCCCGCGCCACCGCCTCCGTCGCCGTCGTCCTCGACCCGGCCCGGCGCGGCGTGCGCTGCGCCGTCGGCGCCGTCGCGCCCATGCCGCTGCGCCCCCTGGAGGCCGAGCGCTGGATCGCCTCGCTGGTGGACTGGGACAACGACCGGGGGCTCGCGCCGGAGGCGCTCGCGGCGTTCGGCGAGTACGTCGCCGCCGCCTGCATCCCGGACCCGCCCGGCGACGAACAGTTGCCGCCGGCCGTACTGCACCTGCGGCGCACGGTCGCCGCACTCGCCCGACGGGCACTGGGGAGGGCACTGGCATGA
- a CDS encoding (2Fe-2S)-binding protein yields MSDEHTGQTGGWEPLPQSEGYDGDATAFVQLPPDFMLDGVPLEAPGHGYVPPMITPLQPLAPPPGTDPAATGAWTVHVPAEAQQTQYFEGYEGGEYGERDGSLREGSFGEGPFQDGPFQDRPFQEGSLHGGERFRPPAYVENAVEHVEHVEDPQATAEWRFDEAVAPAADPGSTGQWQIPAVPDAAEQAGPGERGEPDEAPAPAPSYAEAPATLPGGAPAPWALPEEPAAQEPEAAHEAVSEAVPESAPEAAPEAVSSPAPDEEAPAAPVPTVVVDPATTDGATPANATALADVTDSTDSDEHPHTSYMLRVNGTDRPVTDSWIGESLLYVLRERLGLAGAKDGCSQGECGACNVQVDGRLVASCLVPAATAAGSEVRTVEGLAVDGEPSDVQRAMAKCGTVQCGFCIPGMCMTVHDLLEGNHAPTELETRQALAGNLCRCSGYRGVLDAVRDVVAEREAAAAAGAPEAADEVRVPHQIPHPHDGGMA; encoded by the coding sequence ATGAGCGACGAGCACACGGGTCAGACGGGCGGCTGGGAGCCGCTTCCGCAGAGCGAGGGGTACGACGGCGACGCGACCGCCTTCGTCCAGCTGCCGCCCGACTTCATGCTGGACGGCGTCCCCCTGGAGGCGCCGGGCCACGGCTACGTCCCGCCGATGATCACCCCGCTCCAGCCGCTCGCCCCGCCCCCGGGGACGGACCCGGCGGCGACGGGTGCCTGGACGGTGCACGTCCCGGCGGAGGCGCAGCAGACGCAGTACTTCGAGGGGTACGAGGGGGGCGAGTACGGGGAGCGGGACGGCTCGCTCCGGGAGGGTTCCTTCGGGGAGGGGCCGTTCCAGGACGGCCCGTTCCAGGACCGTCCGTTCCAGGAGGGCTCGCTCCACGGTGGGGAGCGCTTCCGGCCACCGGCGTACGTCGAGAACGCCGTCGAGCACGTCGAGCACGTCGAGGACCCGCAGGCGACGGCCGAGTGGCGCTTCGACGAGGCCGTCGCGCCCGCCGCCGACCCGGGCTCCACGGGCCAGTGGCAGATCCCCGCCGTCCCGGACGCGGCCGAGCAGGCGGGACCGGGGGAGCGGGGAGAGCCCGACGAGGCCCCGGCGCCCGCCCCCTCGTACGCCGAGGCCCCGGCGACGCTGCCGGGCGGTGCGCCCGCCCCCTGGGCGCTCCCGGAGGAGCCGGCGGCACAGGAGCCGGAGGCGGCTCACGAGGCCGTGTCGGAGGCCGTACCGGAGTCGGCTCCGGAGGCGGCCCCCGAGGCCGTGTCGTCGCCCGCTCCGGACGAGGAGGCCCCCGCGGCCCCCGTGCCGACCGTCGTCGTCGACCCGGCGACCACGGACGGCGCGACCCCCGCGAACGCCACGGCCCTCGCGGATGTCACGGACAGCACGGACAGCGACGAGCACCCCCACACCTCGTACATGCTGCGGGTCAACGGCACCGACCGTCCCGTCACCGACTCCTGGATCGGCGAGTCGCTGCTCTACGTCCTGCGCGAGCGCCTCGGCCTCGCCGGGGCCAAGGACGGCTGCTCGCAGGGCGAGTGCGGCGCGTGCAACGTGCAGGTCGACGGCCGGCTCGTCGCCTCCTGCCTGGTGCCCGCGGCGACCGCCGCCGGGAGCGAGGTGCGGACGGTCGAGGGCCTCGCGGTCGACGGCGAACCCTCCGACGTGCAGCGGGCGATGGCCAAGTGCGGCACCGTCCAGTGCGGCTTCTGCATCCCCGGCATGTGCATGACCGTGCATGACCTCCTGGAGGGCAACCACGCCCCCACGGAGCTGGAGACCCGCCAGGCCCTCGCCGGCAACCTCTGCCGCTGCTCCGGCTACCGCGGCGTGCTCGACGCCGTCCGGGACGTCGTCGCCGAGCGCGAGGCCGCCGCCGCGGCCGGCGCGCCCGAAGCGGCCGACGAGGTCCGTGTCCCGCACCAGATTCCCCACCCGCACGACGGAGGCATGGCGTGA
- a CDS encoding xanthine dehydrogenase family protein molybdopterin-binding subunit yields the protein MSSDATTAALDTPDQEQATRGIGASLPQAESRAKTEGTFPYASDLWAEGLLWAAILRSPHPHARIVSIDTTAAAAMPGVRAVVTAADVPGAATYGRRVADRPVFASDLVRHHGEALAAVAADHPDTARLAAAAIAVEYELLEPVTDPEKAFAAEALHPDGNLIRHIPLRFGDPEATGEVVVEGLYRIGRQDPAPIGAEAGLAVPRPDGGVEIYTASTDPHTDRDLAAACFGLPPEQVKLVVTGVPGATGDREDPGFQIPLGLLALRTGCPVKLTATREESFLGHAHRHPTLLRYRHHADAEGRLVKVEAQILLDAGAYADSSSESLAAAVAFACGPYVVPHAFVEGWAVRTNNPPSGHVRGEGAMQVCAAYEAQMDKLAAKLGVDPAELRMRNVMATGDILPTGQTVTCPAPVAELLAAVRDFPLPPLPKDTPEGDWLLPGGLEGAGEPGAVRRGVGYALGMVHMLGAEGTDEVSTATVRVMDGVATVICSAVDTGSGFSTLARQIVQETLGIDEVHVAPVDTDQPPAGPAAHGRHTWVSGGAVERAAKMVRTQLLQPLAHKFGMSTELLQITDGKITSYDGVLSTTVTEAMDGKELWATAQCRPHPTEPLDESGQGDAFVGLAFCAIRAVVDVDIELGAVRVVEMAVAQDVGRVLNPAQLAARIEAGVTQGVGAALTENLRTARGLVRHPDFTGYALPTSLDAPDIRIVKLVEERDVVAPFGAKAASAVPVVTSPAAVASAVRAATGRPVNRLPIRPQAAVAVPNS from the coding sequence GTGAGCAGCGACGCGACGACCGCGGCTCTGGACACCCCCGATCAGGAACAGGCCACGCGCGGAATCGGCGCCTCGCTCCCGCAGGCCGAGTCGCGGGCGAAGACCGAGGGCACCTTCCCGTACGCCTCCGACCTGTGGGCCGAGGGGCTGCTCTGGGCCGCGATCCTGCGCTCGCCGCACCCGCACGCCCGGATCGTGTCGATCGACACCACGGCGGCGGCCGCCATGCCGGGCGTACGGGCCGTGGTGACGGCCGCCGACGTGCCGGGCGCGGCGACGTACGGCCGCAGGGTCGCCGACCGGCCCGTCTTCGCCTCCGACCTGGTCCGGCACCACGGAGAGGCCCTCGCGGCCGTCGCCGCCGACCACCCGGACACGGCGCGCCTCGCGGCCGCGGCGATCGCCGTCGAGTACGAGCTCCTCGAACCCGTCACCGACCCCGAGAAGGCCTTCGCGGCCGAGGCGCTGCACCCCGACGGGAACCTGATCCGGCACATCCCGCTGCGCTTCGGCGACCCGGAGGCGACGGGCGAGGTCGTCGTCGAGGGCCTGTACCGGATCGGCCGCCAGGACCCGGCGCCGATCGGCGCCGAGGCCGGCCTCGCCGTACCGCGCCCCGACGGCGGAGTGGAGATCTACACCGCCTCCACCGACCCGCACACCGACCGCGACCTGGCCGCCGCCTGCTTCGGCCTGCCGCCCGAGCAGGTCAAGCTCGTCGTCACCGGAGTCCCCGGCGCCACCGGCGACCGCGAGGACCCGGGCTTCCAGATCCCGCTGGGCCTCCTCGCGCTGCGCACCGGCTGCCCGGTCAAGCTCACCGCCACGCGCGAGGAGTCCTTCCTCGGCCACGCCCACCGCCACCCCACCCTGCTGCGCTACCGCCACCACGCGGACGCGGAGGGACGCCTGGTGAAGGTGGAGGCGCAGATCCTGCTCGACGCGGGCGCGTACGCCGACTCGTCGTCGGAGTCCCTCGCGGCGGCCGTGGCCTTCGCCTGCGGCCCGTACGTCGTCCCGCACGCCTTCGTGGAGGGCTGGGCCGTCCGCACCAACAACCCCCCGTCCGGCCATGTGCGGGGCGAGGGCGCGATGCAGGTGTGCGCGGCGTACGAGGCCCAGATGGACAAGCTGGCCGCGAAGCTGGGCGTGGACCCGGCGGAGCTGCGCATGCGGAACGTCATGGCGACCGGCGACATCCTGCCGACCGGCCAGACGGTGACCTGCCCGGCCCCCGTGGCCGAACTGCTCGCCGCCGTACGGGACTTCCCGCTGCCCCCGCTCCCCAAGGACACCCCCGAGGGCGACTGGCTGCTGCCCGGCGGCCTCGAGGGCGCGGGCGAACCCGGCGCGGTGCGGCGGGGCGTGGGCTACGCGCTCGGCATGGTGCACATGCTGGGCGCCGAGGGCACCGACGAGGTCTCGACGGCCACCGTCCGCGTCATGGACGGGGTGGCGACGGTCATCTGCTCGGCCGTGGACACGGGCTCCGGCTTCTCCACCCTCGCGCGCCAGATCGTCCAGGAGACCCTCGGCATCGACGAGGTCCACGTCGCCCCCGTCGACACCGACCAGCCGCCGGCCGGACCGGCCGCGCACGGCCGCCACACGTGGGTGTCGGGCGGGGCGGTCGAGCGGGCCGCCAAGATGGTCCGTACGCAGCTTCTCCAGCCGCTGGCCCACAAGTTCGGCATGTCGACCGAGCTGCTCCAGATCACGGACGGCAAGATCACCTCGTACGACGGGGTCCTCTCGACGACCGTGACGGAGGCGATGGACGGCAAGGAACTCTGGGCCACGGCCCAGTGCCGCCCGCACCCGACGGAGCCCCTGGACGAGTCGGGTCAAGGCGACGCGTTCGTGGGTCTGGCGTTCTGCGCGATCCGCGCGGTCGTGGACGTGGACATCGAACTCGGCGCGGTCCGCGTGGTGGAGATGGCCGTCGCCCAGGACGTCGGCCGCGTCCTCAACCCCGCCCAACTGGCCGCCCGCATCGAGGCGGGCGTCACCCAGGGCGTCGGCGCGGCCCTCACGGAGAACCTCCGCACGGCCCGCGGTCTGGTCCGCCACCCCGACTTCACGGGCTACGCACTCCCGACATCCCTGGATGCCCCGGACATTCGCATCGTGAAACTCGTCGAGGAACGCGACGTGGTGGCCCCCTTCGGGGCGAAGGCGGCGAGCGCCGTCCCCGTCGTCACCTCCCCCGCCGCAGTGGCCTCAGCCGTGCGCGCGGCGACGGGCCGCCCGGTCAACCGCCTCCCGATCCGCCCCCAGGCGGCGGTCGCCGTGCCCAATTCGTAA
- the mycP gene encoding type VII secretion-associated serine protease mycosin: protein MRTSSIRRSRARAAASAALGMLLVGIASVPAHAENFRAQQWHLDAMGAEEIWQLSTGKGVTVAVIDTGVDKNNPDLRGQVLEGKDLAPAESGDQFTDYDGHGTGMAGLIAGTGARDGGNGAFGLAPGAKILPVRVPGLQGGDVNMVEGSERFNRVIPQAIRYAADSGAKVINMSLGNDKGSQALTDAVKYALDKGSLVFAAVGNSGDKSNRVEYPGATPGVVGVGAVDQKLTHVPMSEHGDQVDIVAPGKDLVHACGGGTGMCKSTGSSDATALASAAAALLWSKHPDWTNNQVLKVMLNTVAKPKGGEKRSDFIGFGAIRPLRTLKTPGNPGPAEVRPIDDLTDTASATPTATPTDLPAADPAPEESTSAPALQASTTEDGGNTGLWIGLGIGAAVLIGAAVAVPVLRSRRG, encoded by the coding sequence ATGCGTACCAGCAGTATTCGTCGGAGCCGCGCCCGAGCAGCTGCCTCGGCCGCCTTGGGGATGCTGCTGGTGGGCATCGCTTCCGTTCCCGCCCACGCGGAGAACTTCCGTGCCCAGCAGTGGCACTTGGACGCCATGGGTGCGGAGGAGATCTGGCAGCTCAGCACCGGTAAGGGCGTCACCGTCGCGGTGATCGACACCGGTGTGGACAAGAACAACCCGGATCTCCGGGGCCAGGTGCTCGAAGGCAAGGACCTCGCGCCGGCGGAGTCGGGTGACCAGTTCACCGACTACGACGGTCACGGTACGGGGATGGCCGGCCTGATCGCCGGCACTGGAGCAAGGGACGGCGGGAACGGAGCCTTCGGCCTGGCGCCGGGCGCCAAGATCCTGCCGGTACGCGTTCCTGGGCTTCAGGGGGGCGACGTCAACATGGTGGAAGGCAGCGAGAGGTTCAACCGCGTCATCCCTCAGGCGATCAGGTATGCGGCCGATTCCGGTGCCAAGGTCATCAATATGTCCCTGGGGAACGACAAAGGCTCGCAGGCGCTCACCGATGCGGTGAAGTACGCGCTGGACAAAGGGTCTCTTGTCTTCGCCGCCGTCGGGAACAGCGGCGACAAGAGCAATCGGGTCGAGTACCCGGGGGCGACCCCTGGTGTGGTCGGTGTCGGCGCCGTCGACCAGAAGCTGACGCACGTTCCGATGTCCGAGCACGGCGACCAGGTCGACATCGTCGCCCCCGGCAAGGACTTGGTGCACGCCTGCGGCGGTGGCACCGGCATGTGCAAGTCCACCGGTTCGAGTGACGCCACCGCCCTCGCCTCCGCCGCCGCCGCGCTGCTCTGGTCGAAGCACCCCGACTGGACCAACAACCAGGTCCTGAAGGTCATGCTCAACACGGTCGCCAAGCCCAAGGGGGGCGAGAAGCGCAGTGACTTCATCGGCTTCGGTGCCATCCGCCCCCTTCGTACCCTGAAGACGCCCGGCAACCCCGGTCCGGCCGAAGTGCGGCCCATCGACGACCTCACCGACACCGCGTCCGCGACACCGACCGCCACACCCACCGACCTGCCGGCGGCCGACCCGGCGCCTGAGGAGTCCACCTCCGCCCCGGCCCTCCAGGCCTCCACCACCGAGGACGGCGGCAACACCGGCCTCTGGATCGGCCTCGGGATCGGGGCCGCCGTGCTGATCGGTGCCGCCGTCGCCGTACCCGTACTCCGGTCGCGGCGGGGCTGA